Proteins encoded by one window of Fischerella sp. PCC 9605:
- a CDS encoding RNA-guided endonuclease InsQ/TnpB family protein, with the protein MLLTYCYRIKPSVEQIVIMDSWLELLRRHWNDALGQRLDWLKRTRSPIDRYSIVSEPIGEIPERVDYYTQQAALKETKQLFPEYKNIWAESQQFNLQRLDKAWKRWQFPSHDAQRGGRPRFKKPGELRSFVFPRVNCPKAGAFVENGILKLSRIGAMPIRLHRPLPDGFTLKQATVVKKADGWYVCVSMQDESVPSPLPLDNIKTVVGIDVGLKEFLTTSSGETVPVVKPYRQVQNHLARQQRFLSRKQKGSNGYKKQQNKIARIHQRVGRIRENFHYNTAHNLVNRYDLIAVEDLNLRGLARTRLGKSILDVAWGSFISKLEAVAVKRGVHVVKVNPAGTTVECSSCGAKVPKTLSIRTHECTRCYAVIDRDENAARNILQRALNAVGLIVPAGGGLGDTQPVKPEAWGWNGVQLSLF; encoded by the coding sequence ATGCTACTAACTTACTGCTACAGAATCAAGCCATCAGTCGAGCAAATTGTCATTATGGACAGTTGGCTGGAACTGTTGCGTAGACACTGGAATGATGCATTAGGTCAAAGACTGGATTGGCTAAAAAGAACTCGCTCACCTATTGATAGATACAGTATTGTTAGTGAGCCTATAGGTGAAATACCTGAGCGAGTAGACTACTATACTCAGCAAGCAGCGTTAAAAGAAACAAAACAATTGTTTCCTGAGTACAAAAATATTTGGGCAGAATCACAACAATTTAACCTACAACGACTAGATAAAGCCTGGAAGCGTTGGCAATTTCCATCCCATGATGCTCAACGTGGCGGCAGACCTAGATTCAAAAAGCCTGGAGAGTTACGGTCTTTTGTATTCCCGCGAGTCAACTGCCCTAAAGCTGGCGCATTTGTTGAAAATGGAATACTAAAATTGAGCAGGATAGGCGCAATGCCTATCCGACTGCACCGTCCACTGCCGGATGGTTTTACCCTCAAACAAGCCACAGTAGTCAAAAAGGCTGATGGTTGGTATGTCTGCGTTTCCATGCAAGATGAGTCTGTACCTTCACCATTGCCTTTAGATAATATAAAAACAGTTGTAGGTATTGACGTAGGGTTGAAAGAGTTTTTGACCACCTCTAGTGGTGAAACAGTGCCAGTAGTCAAACCCTACCGTCAAGTTCAAAATCATTTAGCTCGACAACAAAGATTTTTGTCTCGCAAACAAAAAGGCTCAAATGGGTACAAAAAACAGCAAAACAAGATTGCACGGATTCATCAACGGGTTGGCAGAATCCGTGAAAACTTTCATTACAACACAGCGCACAATCTGGTTAATCGTTATGACTTAATCGCAGTTGAAGATTTGAATCTGAGGGGGCTAGCTCGTACACGACTGGGGAAATCGATTCTAGATGTTGCCTGGGGTAGCTTTATCAGCAAGTTGGAAGCAGTGGCGGTAAAACGCGGCGTACACGTTGTTAAAGTCAATCCAGCAGGCACAACAGTAGAATGCTCAAGTTGTGGGGCCAAAGTACCCAAAACTTTGTCGATTCGTACTCATGAATGTACTCGCTGTTACGCAGTTATCGACAGAGATGAGAACGCTGCCCGTAACATACTGCAACGGGCATTAAACGCGGTGGGACTCATCGTGCCTGCCGGTGGAGGCTTAGGGGATACCCAGCCTGTGAAGCCAGAAGCTTGGGGTTGGAATGGAGTACAGCTATCTCTATTTTAG
- the tnpA gene encoding IS200/IS605 family transposase yields the protein MEDSYEHGFRSIYSLTAHIVFVTKYRRKTINQQVQKRLKEIFADTCKKWGCTLKEFNGETDHVHLLVSYPPQVQISKFIANLKTVSSRLIRKEFSNYLNQFYSKPVFWTGSYFVASCGGVTIEQLKKYVEQQSSPNDLA from the coding sequence ATGGAAGACAGTTATGAACATGGTTTTAGATCTATTTACTCTCTTACTGCTCACATAGTATTTGTCACCAAATACAGACGAAAAACTATCAACCAACAGGTTCAGAAAAGGTTAAAAGAAATCTTTGCGGACACCTGCAAAAAATGGGGATGTACTCTGAAGGAGTTTAATGGTGAAACAGACCATGTTCATCTGCTCGTTAGCTATCCTCCCCAAGTGCAAATAAGTAAATTTATTGCTAATTTAAAAACCGTTTCTAGCAGATTGATCCGTAAAGAGTTTTCTAATTATCTCAATCAGTTTTACAGCAAACCTGTCTTCTGGACTGGCTCGTATTTTGTTGCCAGCTGTGGTGGAGTAACTATTGAGCAACTCAAGAAATATGTAGAACAACAATCCTCGCCAAATGACCTTGCATGA